One genomic segment of Paenibacillus xylanexedens includes these proteins:
- the guaA gene encoding glutamine-hydrolyzing GMP synthase, protein MNKQNEIVVVLDFGGQYNQLIARRIRDLGVYSELLPYNTPAEKIAEMAPKGIVFSGGPSSVYAENAPHVDPGVYDLGLPIFGICYGMQLMAQQLEGKVERSEKREYGKADLEFAAGSTLAKGIEGEHTVWMSHGDHVVTLPPGFKLDAGTESAPIAAMSDDERKLYAVQFHPEVRHSVRGNDMIRNFLFEICGCEGNWTMETFIDDTIKDIREKVGDSKVLCALSGGVDSSVVAALLHRAIGDQLTCMFIDHGLLRKGEAESVMETFVGKFDMKVVKIDAQERFMSKLAGVDDPEQKRKIIGNEFIYVFDEESKQFDDFAFLAQGTLYTDIVESGTATAQTIKSHHNVGGLPEDMNFKLIEPLNTLFKDEVRKVGTECGLPDEIVHRQPFPGPGLAIRVLGEVTEEKLKIVRDSDYILREEIAKAGLDREIWQYFTALPNMKSVGVMGDARTYSYTVGIRAVTSIDGMTADWARIPWDVLEKISVRIVNEVDNVNRIVYDVTSKPPATIEWE, encoded by the coding sequence ATGAATAAGCAGAATGAGATTGTGGTTGTCCTTGACTTTGGGGGCCAATACAACCAGTTAATCGCCAGAAGAATCCGGGATCTTGGCGTATACAGCGAGCTTTTGCCGTATAACACACCGGCGGAAAAGATCGCAGAAATGGCACCAAAAGGAATCGTATTTTCAGGTGGGCCGTCCAGCGTATACGCTGAGAATGCGCCACACGTGGACCCAGGTGTCTATGACCTAGGCTTGCCAATCTTCGGTATCTGCTACGGAATGCAGCTTATGGCCCAACAGCTCGAAGGTAAAGTAGAACGTTCCGAGAAGCGAGAGTACGGTAAAGCAGACCTTGAGTTTGCCGCTGGATCTACACTGGCAAAAGGTATTGAAGGCGAACATACGGTATGGATGAGTCACGGTGACCACGTGGTTACACTTCCTCCAGGTTTCAAACTGGATGCAGGCACGGAAAGTGCGCCAATCGCTGCCATGAGTGACGATGAGCGTAAATTGTATGCTGTCCAGTTCCACCCTGAGGTACGTCACTCTGTTCGCGGTAACGACATGATTCGTAACTTCCTGTTCGAAATCTGTGGTTGCGAAGGCAACTGGACGATGGAGACATTCATCGATGACACGATCAAAGACATTCGTGAAAAAGTGGGCGACAGTAAAGTACTGTGTGCACTTAGCGGCGGTGTAGATTCTTCCGTTGTAGCTGCATTGCTTCACAGAGCCATTGGTGATCAACTGACATGTATGTTTATTGACCACGGTCTGTTGCGTAAAGGCGAAGCAGAAAGTGTAATGGAGACATTTGTCGGCAAATTCGACATGAAAGTTGTCAAAATTGATGCACAAGAGCGCTTCATGTCCAAACTGGCTGGCGTGGATGATCCAGAACAAAAACGTAAAATCATCGGTAACGAGTTTATTTACGTATTTGACGAAGAGTCCAAGCAGTTCGATGACTTTGCATTCCTGGCGCAAGGTACACTGTACACGGACATCGTGGAAAGTGGTACAGCGACTGCACAGACCATCAAATCTCACCACAACGTGGGCGGTCTGCCTGAGGACATGAACTTTAAACTGATCGAGCCACTGAACACGCTGTTCAAGGATGAAGTACGTAAAGTCGGTACCGAGTGTGGCTTGCCGGACGAAATTGTACACCGTCAGCCGTTCCCAGGTCCAGGTCTTGCGATCCGTGTTCTAGGTGAGGTTACTGAAGAGAAACTTAAAATTGTTCGTGACTCAGACTACATCCTGCGTGAAGAGATTGCCAAAGCCGGTCTCGACCGCGAAATCTGGCAGTACTTCACAGCCCTGCCGAACATGAAGAGTGTTGGCGTTATGGGTGATGCGCGTACGTATTCCTACACAGTAGGTATTCGTGCAGTAACATCCATCGACGGTATGACTGCGGACTGGGCACGTATCCCTTGGGATGTGCTGGAGAAAATCTCCGTACGGATCGTTAACGAAGTTGATAACGTAAACCGTATCGTCTATGACGTAACTTCCAAACCACCTGCAACGATTGAGTGGGAATAG
- a CDS encoding NCS2 family permease, whose translation MDRFFKLKENGTNVRTEIVAGLTTFMTMAYILFVNTLFLGQAGAGMSDNAVFFATAVGAGLMTIIMGLFVNIPIALAPGMGLNAYFMTVVLSSNGAITWQAALGAVFLSGIVFIILTVTKIRQMLLVAVPQSIKMAITVGIGLFITIIGFKLANLVAVTVNVAPDADLSQPIPGSSFNLSLGNFVTHHDALLALIGLLLIAILMVMRVKGALLIGIVATTLIGIPMGVTNLSGLSGASWLPNFSDLAVGQLDLKGAISLGLFEIIFIFTFVELFDTFGTMVGTATRMGIMKDKKKGEKTIGKAMLVDAVGVSAGAALGTSTITAYVESASGVEAGGRTGLTSVTTGLLFILALFIAPLALVVPSAATAPALIIVGVLMMSQVRSIEWDDFLQAFPAFLTIVLMPFTGGIANGISAGIVSYVILAVFSNLVTERKVKIHWLMWILALIVVCRYVFIGGE comes from the coding sequence ATGGATCGTTTCTTTAAATTAAAAGAAAACGGAACAAACGTTAGAACGGAGATTGTTGCGGGTCTCACTACGTTTATGACAATGGCTTACATTCTTTTTGTAAATACGTTGTTCTTGGGACAAGCCGGTGCGGGGATGTCGGATAATGCAGTATTCTTTGCAACAGCCGTCGGCGCCGGATTAATGACTATTATTATGGGATTGTTCGTGAATATTCCGATCGCACTTGCACCAGGTATGGGGCTGAATGCGTACTTCATGACTGTCGTTCTAAGTTCGAATGGAGCGATTACTTGGCAAGCGGCTCTCGGAGCGGTATTCCTTTCCGGTATCGTCTTCATTATTTTGACCGTGACGAAGATTCGTCAAATGCTGCTTGTTGCAGTTCCGCAGTCGATCAAAATGGCCATTACGGTTGGTATCGGTCTCTTTATTACCATTATTGGTTTCAAACTTGCTAACCTCGTGGCTGTAACAGTTAATGTTGCACCAGACGCAGATCTGAGTCAGCCGATTCCAGGTAGCAGTTTTAACTTGTCATTGGGCAACTTTGTAACACATCACGATGCGTTGCTGGCCCTGATTGGTTTGCTCCTTATTGCTATATTAATGGTTATGCGCGTCAAAGGCGCTCTGCTGATCGGGATCGTAGCAACAACGCTGATTGGTATTCCGATGGGCGTTACGAATCTGAGTGGTCTTTCAGGCGCAAGCTGGTTGCCTAACTTCAGTGATCTGGCGGTTGGACAGCTGGATTTGAAAGGTGCCATCAGTCTCGGATTGTTTGAGATCATCTTCATCTTTACCTTCGTTGAATTGTTCGACACGTTTGGTACGATGGTAGGTACTGCAACGCGTATGGGGATTATGAAGGATAAGAAAAAAGGCGAGAAAACGATTGGTAAAGCGATGCTCGTCGATGCAGTTGGTGTCAGCGCAGGTGCTGCACTAGGTACAAGTACCATTACGGCATACGTTGAAAGTGCTTCAGGTGTTGAGGCAGGTGGACGTACAGGACTGACTTCGGTAACGACAGGTTTATTGTTCATTTTGGCCCTGTTTATCGCACCGCTTGCGCTGGTTGTTCCATCCGCTGCGACGGCTCCGGCATTGATCATCGTGGGTGTACTTATGATGAGTCAAGTGCGCAGCATTGAGTGGGATGATTTCCTGCAAGCTTTCCCTGCATTCCTTACCATTGTATTGATGCCTTTCACAGGTGGAATCGCAAACGGGATCTCCGCAGGTATCGTATCTTATGTGATTCTGGCAGTGTTCAGTAACTTGGTTACAGAGCGTAAAGTGAAAATTCACTGGCTTATGTGGATCTTGGCGCTCATTGTAGTCTGCCGATACGTATTTATTGGCGGGGAGTAA
- a CDS encoding NADPH-dependent FMN reductase → MKELNILAISGSLRNQSSNTLLMHAMIKLAHTNLKFEVYDGLNGLPHFNPDLDVEEGPVSVQNLRGQLKHSDGVLICTPEYGNGVPGVLKNVLDWVVSSGEWLNKPTIAIAASPSPMGGDKAHASLLLTLNMINAQVLQEGCITIPHITLKMNKQGVIIDSETQRALQNSLTILGEACNQMKVYTDVVLKSMIEK, encoded by the coding sequence ATGAAAGAATTAAATATCCTTGCCATTTCCGGAAGTCTGCGCAATCAGTCCTCCAATACGTTACTAATGCACGCCATGATTAAGCTGGCTCACACTAATCTTAAGTTTGAAGTATATGATGGATTAAATGGTCTACCGCATTTTAACCCTGACCTCGATGTCGAGGAGGGTCCCGTGTCCGTACAGAACTTGAGAGGCCAACTTAAGCATTCGGACGGTGTCCTTATCTGCACGCCAGAGTATGGAAACGGCGTTCCCGGGGTCTTAAAAAACGTACTAGATTGGGTTGTATCTTCTGGAGAATGGCTCAATAAACCCACCATTGCCATCGCTGCTTCCCCAAGCCCCATGGGAGGTGACAAAGCCCATGCTTCCTTATTGCTGACACTAAACATGATCAATGCACAAGTTCTACAGGAGGGCTGTATAACTATTCCTCATATTACATTGAAAATGAACAAACAAGGCGTCATCATTGATTCGGAAACCCAGCGTGCATTGCAGAACTCCCTTACAATCCTTGGGGAGGCTTGCAACCAAATGAAAGTATATACAGATGTTGTACTTAAATCGATGATAGAGAAATGA
- a CDS encoding ketoacyl-ACP synthase III encodes MNHQSKATITAMGTYVPDRILTNADLEKLVETSDEWIVQRTGMRERRIAAEDQFVSDLATKAVEDMIHRYDVSIEDVDMILVATSTPEYAFPSTASRVQANLKIPHTGVLDLNAACAGFTYGLQLADSLVTSGMYRKVLVMGAETLSKITDYTDRTTCVLFGDGAGAFLVERSSGAEGDFMAAISGTHGEGGVHLYKSGLSSEMNGVPLQGEGCLVQNGREIYKWAVRTIPEQLGNLITKAGLRPEQIDWFVPHSANMRMIEAVCERGPIPLERTLTSVEYRGNTSAASIPLALQLAVDEGKLKEGQSVTLFGFGGGLTYAGLVLKWGVPDKVQE; translated from the coding sequence ATGAATCATCAATCAAAGGCAACCATCACGGCAATGGGGACGTATGTACCGGATCGAATATTAACGAATGCTGATCTGGAGAAATTAGTCGAGACAAGTGACGAATGGATTGTGCAACGTACAGGCATGAGAGAACGGCGAATTGCAGCTGAAGATCAATTTGTATCTGACCTGGCTACGAAGGCTGTAGAAGATATGATACATCGTTATGATGTAAGTATAGAAGATGTGGATATGATCCTTGTGGCTACAAGTACACCTGAATATGCTTTCCCAAGTACCGCATCTAGAGTACAGGCTAACCTTAAGATCCCACACACGGGCGTACTGGATTTAAATGCTGCATGCGCAGGTTTTACCTACGGGCTACAGCTTGCTGACAGTCTGGTGACCAGTGGAATGTACCGCAAAGTACTGGTTATGGGAGCAGAGACGTTATCCAAAATTACGGATTACACAGACCGCACGACTTGTGTACTGTTTGGTGATGGAGCGGGGGCCTTCTTGGTCGAGAGATCATCGGGTGCTGAAGGTGACTTTATGGCAGCCATATCAGGTACACATGGAGAAGGTGGTGTACATCTCTATAAGAGTGGTCTGTCTTCGGAGATGAATGGTGTGCCTTTGCAGGGTGAGGGATGCCTTGTTCAGAATGGTCGAGAGATTTATAAGTGGGCTGTACGGACGATCCCAGAGCAATTAGGTAATCTTATAACGAAAGCTGGATTAAGACCTGAGCAGATTGACTGGTTTGTCCCGCATAGTGCCAATATGAGAATGATTGAGGCTGTTTGCGAGCGTGGTCCGATTCCTTTGGAACGTACTTTAACCAGTGTGGAGTATCGTGGGAACACCTCTGCTGCTTCCATTCCGCTTGCTTTACAGCTTGCAGTGGATGAAGGGAAATTGAAAGAAGGACAGAGCGTAACTCTCTTTGGCTTTGGCGGTGGTCTGACGTACGCAGGTCTGGTGCTGAAATGGGGCGTGCCGGACAAGGTTCAGGAATGA
- a CDS encoding amidase family protein yields MTYHGSVLKKSGALLLAGAVVATTWGGTVPSASAATATPTSKTTVAAVSKGKAPATPAAFVQAMEEAATLAGVPFTMDKLSGTTVQRKDAAVALQQWLKLDSTTVSFKDVPDEATFAGAVGALNTAGLMKGYTDSLFLPNAVLTENDLSILKDRIYNYIKPFVLEEATIMDLQAAMTQGKLTSKELVQKYLDRIEKYDDQGVSINAVLTLNPDALQIAEQLDEERAAQGARGPLHGVPVLVKDNFDTNDMPTTAGCICLKDSIPAHDAEQVKKLKADGAIILGKTNLHEFAFGITTSSSLGGQTLNPYALDHYPGGSSGGTGAAIASNFAAAGMGTDTGGSIRIPSSFNSLVGIRPTIGLSSREGIIPLALTQDVGGPMARTVSDAAIMLDATAGYDKKDVATAYAVGKIPSSYTDFLDVNGLKGARIGVATELIPSTKAEEKAVADVINTAVEELKTLGATAVPISIPNLTEINKYPSLSGYEFKFQLNDYLDSLGADAPYHSLSEIIASGEFDKSQEQSMKTRDARQTLETTEYKDIVLKRTQVTRESLLKVMADNNLDAIIYPTSTQAAGVIGEGQNSGGNNRLSPFSGFPAITVPAGFTTDGLPVGMEFLGRAFDEGTLIKLAYSYEQGTHHRQAPKLTP; encoded by the coding sequence ATGACTTATCATGGATCTGTATTGAAAAAAAGTGGGGCTTTGTTACTGGCAGGTGCTGTTGTTGCCACAACATGGGGAGGAACGGTACCTTCGGCATCAGCCGCAACGGCAACGCCTACGAGTAAAACAACAGTCGCAGCTGTATCCAAAGGAAAAGCGCCAGCTACTCCTGCAGCATTTGTTCAGGCTATGGAAGAAGCGGCTACACTTGCAGGTGTTCCTTTTACCATGGACAAGCTCTCCGGCACAACCGTACAACGTAAAGATGCTGCGGTCGCCTTGCAACAATGGCTCAAGCTGGATTCGACTACCGTATCATTCAAAGATGTCCCGGATGAAGCCACTTTCGCAGGTGCTGTTGGTGCATTGAATACGGCAGGGCTAATGAAAGGTTATACCGATTCCCTCTTCCTTCCAAACGCTGTACTTACCGAGAATGACCTCTCCATACTGAAAGATCGCATTTATAACTACATAAAACCATTTGTGCTGGAGGAAGCAACCATCATGGATCTCCAGGCCGCAATGACGCAAGGAAAACTGACATCAAAAGAGCTAGTTCAGAAATATCTGGACCGCATTGAAAAATACGATGATCAAGGTGTAAGCATCAACGCCGTATTAACGCTGAACCCGGATGCACTCCAAATTGCGGAGCAATTGGATGAGGAACGTGCAGCCCAAGGTGCCCGCGGGCCTCTGCATGGCGTTCCGGTTTTGGTAAAAGACAATTTCGATACCAATGACATGCCGACAACCGCAGGCTGTATCTGTCTGAAAGATTCCATTCCTGCTCACGATGCTGAACAAGTGAAGAAACTGAAAGCAGATGGCGCCATTATTTTGGGCAAAACGAACCTGCATGAATTCGCATTCGGCATAACGACATCCAGCTCATTGGGTGGACAAACACTGAACCCTTACGCCCTGGACCATTATCCAGGTGGCTCAAGCGGTGGAACAGGCGCAGCCATTGCATCAAACTTTGCTGCAGCCGGCATGGGTACAGACACTGGCGGTTCGATCCGAATCCCATCCAGCTTCAACAGCCTTGTGGGTATCCGCCCAACCATCGGACTGTCCAGCCGTGAAGGCATTATCCCACTGGCTTTGACACAGGATGTAGGTGGACCTATGGCTCGTACGGTTAGTGACGCTGCAATCATGTTGGATGCTACAGCCGGATATGATAAAAAGGATGTCGCTACAGCTTACGCGGTTGGAAAAATTCCTTCCAGCTACACTGATTTCTTGGATGTAAACGGGTTGAAAGGTGCACGCATCGGTGTGGCCACAGAACTCATCCCAAGTACCAAAGCTGAAGAAAAAGCCGTTGCTGACGTAATCAACACCGCTGTGGAAGAACTGAAGACACTGGGCGCTACCGCAGTTCCCATTTCCATCCCGAACTTGACTGAGATCAATAAATATCCAAGCCTTAGTGGATATGAATTCAAGTTCCAGTTGAATGACTATCTAGACTCATTGGGTGCAGACGCTCCTTATCACAGTCTGTCCGAGATCATCGCTTCTGGAGAGTTTGATAAGTCCCAAGAACAATCCATGAAAACTCGGGATGCACGCCAAACATTGGAGACTACCGAATACAAGGACATCGTCCTGAAACGTACCCAAGTTACACGTGAGTCCCTGCTGAAAGTTATGGCAGACAACAACCTGGATGCCATCATCTATCCTACGTCCACACAAGCCGCTGGTGTTATCGGCGAAGGACAAAACTCTGGTGGTAACAACCGATTGAGTCCTTTCTCCGGCTTCCCGGCGATTACGGTCCCTGCTGGTTTCACAACTGATGGTTTGCCCGTAGGTATGGAATTCCTGGGTCGTGCCTTTGATGAAGGTACCTTGATCAAGCTGGCTTACAGCTACGAACAAGGAACTCATCACCGCCAAGCGCCTAAGCTTACGCCGTAA